TTGGCAGCAATTTCTATACTTCCTTGATCGCCTCTTATGTTATGGACGTCATTTCTTCAGTTACATTAGCTTCTTTAGTTACTGTACTTCTATTTCTCAGTATTGTATattcctgctgcttcctctggtaccttagatgaccgcggaggtagcagcagtatgaagcttcatctgtggtggataacggggaagggtgggctgtggcaccctaccagtaccagctgaactcgattgagtcctttgtcaggctgggaggaacgtagagagtagaggtcccctttttgtttttgtttcatttgttgatgtcggctaccccccaaaattgggggaagtgccttggtatatgtatgtatgtatatttattctatTTTGGCATATGAAGACAAATGCGACAATAATTCCTGACTTTGAAATTATCTTTCTCTATTCTATCATGGTTCTCACATGTTCTTTTTGGCTTCATCAGGGtctataaactaaaaataattgagatcaAAGTTTTGTAGGAGTTTACTGGAAGACAATATGATTAAACTAGGGGTGCCGGGCTTTAGCTACATGCTTTGTCTGCATATCGTAACGGCTCTGGAAATACGTGTCAGAGCGGTACAAGTTTTAGGTCGTCAATCAACCTTGGAATACAGTACACTTTGATATTTGCCTTTTTTATTCTAAATCTACTGTATGTTTGAAAACAAATCCGTTTGAATTTAGGAACATTCAAGGTTCAAGATTCCACATAAATATACGATAACATAATTTATCATAAGGATTAATTTAACAAGAGATTTATGAAACTATATATAAAGTCCCAACAAAAATTCATATAAGGTCTTATACATtacaaagaagtaaaaaataagaaTTCATTGGTGACTTTCTGTAAATCCAAatgattttaataaataaaaagcaaaCTAAACCACTTACAAACATAAGAACTAACAAGAAACAATTGCAATGAAGGTTCCAAGAGTGACCATAAACTCATAATACAAGTCAATACTGGAATAACCGATATGCTTACCTAATGAACAAAATTATATATCATTTGTGATTTAAAATCAATACATAGAAATGAGTTTGTTTGGTTTTCATTACCATATAAGTAGTTCAACAATACCCTCTGTGGAATTCTAGACCTGGAACTACGGGCTAGAAGAACACGCTCACTAACGAACTAGAGCAAAAGAATGATAGGGAAGTTGAACAGCTGGTGTGGtgtgaaagagagaaaataaatgtcATGAACTTTAAGTACAGTAATGCATAAATATGAAGTGAAGGCTTCTGCTTATTGAAAGAATATGAATTGCTAAGAATAATATCTACTGACATTCTGTAGAATTTACTAAAGTGGTTTTCTGTGCCTTTCTCTTAAATGAAAATACAGTACTAATTACAGGGATTCAAGACAGCAAAGCTTCAACTCCTTAAGCTCTTGAGTGTGAATAACTCCCTTACAATTTTGCAGTAAACCTTCACAGCTGATGCTGGTCCTCTAATTCTACTTCTGTCAATGAGACATCCTCACCCTCCTgactatactcaacgcagcgagaaatgCCCGATAGGGGAGAACTCCTGGTTTTAAATAGATTCCCACACTGGTGCCACAGCCGGGGTAACATCAACTAAATAGCGTAATAATGAAAGATAATTAATGTTATCCCAATTCCCTATCAAAAATATGAACGAGCGAGTGTCAGAGAGAATTGGTGATGAAGAAGGAGAATACGAGAGAAAgtaagggggaggggttggagagCAGGCCAGTGATCTGTGGAGACATGGTTTATGTACTGCCCAAGCAAGATCCCATGTCGCAAGTAAGGTGGGGAAATCTAGAAAGAAAGGAGACATGGCAACAGTGGGGGAAACCTTTTAAAACCATTTGCCCTCCCCTATCGGCAATACACTATTTCGCTGCATCGAGCGTAATAAGATAATAAGATTCTTTCTTGGCATGACAATAAAGGATCTCTTTGTCCGATGGGGCCGAGCTCAGAGTTTTGACACGTTATTATTTTTCTTGCGGCATCTCCGTAAGTGTATTCTCACGTGCCTCAGCATGTTACGGTACCTACAGAAATTCTTGTCGCATAGGGGGCATTCGTACGGCTGACCGTTACCATTCTCGGGCAAGAACAATTCTAAGTCTTTATAACCCTTCAAATCTTTGTTACACATCTTGCATAGACAATCTCTATCGGAATGACAAATCTTCATGTGACAGTCCAACACAAATCTATTACAAAATTTTCCGTTACACACCGAGCACTTGAGTTTTTTCACACTTGAATGTTCTTTCATGTGGTGCATTAGTTCACCCTGAGATGAAAAACATTCCCTACACAAAGGACAAATCAGATTAACTGTAGATATCTGATTTCCTCCTAAAGACTCTCTGATTTCTTCATTACCCCATGTGTTTACATTCTGGCTCTCACCATCAACACAGGTCCTTTCATTTTCAAGATCAGGACCTTGTTTTAGGGGCAAAGAATTCTCTTTTATACTATGCACCTTATTCTCCTCTCTGCGAGACGAAGCCTCCCGGCAACTTCCGTCCGTCAACTCATTTCCTTTCTCGTTTTTAGAATGTATTTGATTTTGCATATTCTGTAACTCGTACTGTAAATGTTCAGCCATAGTCGTTTTGTGAAAGAAACACTCATCACAAAATGGGCATTTTAGAGCGGCCTTACACCTACCTAACTTTAAGTGACGATGTAGATTCCTCTGATAATGGAAACCCTTGGTGCAATATTTACATTCATAATGCTTTTCCCCcattatttctaatttctttacATCTGACCAAGTTTTTAAAGGGATATTTTTAGGGCTGTTTATTGCGAGGAAGTGTTGAAATGATTCGTCAGAACTATAACCTGAACTGGAAGCCTTTTTCTTTGAGCAACCTGGGGTAACCGGCAACAACCTATTCTCTGGGGTTACTGGCAACGATCTATTCTTTGGGGCATCCGGCGACAATTTATTCTTTGGGGCAACCAGCAATGATCTATTCTCAGGGGCGACTGGCAACAATTTCCTTTTTGGGGAAACCGGCAACGATTTATTCTCTAGGGCAACCGGCAACAATTTATTCTTTGGGGCAACCGGCAACGATCTATTCCCTGGGGCAACCGGTAACAATTTATTCTTTGAGGCAACCGGCAACGATCTATTCTCTGGGGCAACCGGCAGCAATTTATTCTCTGGGGTAACCGGCAACGATCTATTCTCTGAGGCAACTGGCAACAATTTATTCTCTGGGGCAACTGGCAATGATCTATTCTCTGGGGCAACTGGCAACAATTTATTCTTTCGGGCAACCCGCAACGATCTGTTCTTACGCGCACGACTTGCTGACATTCTGCACCTGTTCAACTTCTTGTGTGCTACGAGGTACTTCTTCCTGAGGAAGGGTGCTCCACAGTCCGCACAAGTTACGCCTTTATTGggatttgtattttcataatagCCGTTTTGCTGGTCATGTAAAGGATTTTCTTCCTTTGGTATACAATTGTCATCAGGGTCCACCTTAAATTCTTTGCCGTTCTTACTGTTGCTGTTAAGATTTGTCTTAAATTGAACATCTATACCTTTATCCAGCTCAAGGTCATCAATGAGAGTATTTGACTTTTTCTCGACAAGGATTTCTAGGGGGTGTTGGTTGACTGGTACAGCACCACATACATCACGTTTCCCCGGTCCAGTAAGATATTTTTCCTTTCGTAAGTGTACACTACCCTTCCTGCTAGCTTTGTGTTTTGTATGATTTTTCCTTGCTGAAGATTTGCGATTTGCTACATCACTAATATGTAGATCAGGAGTATTTTCATTGTTGGAAGTAAGACCAACTCTTAAAGAGTTCTCCTTCATAGATTCATGATTAAAATACATTTTACATCTTTTCAATTTCTTGTGTACAACCATATATTTCTTTTTACGAAAGCGCACTCCACAATCAGCGCAAGTCACGGGTTCATTTGCACGTAACTTTCCTAGGATCATAATCGAAGCGTCACCTTTTATGCGTATGTAACGGAGTCCCGTCTGACACTTTACGTGCTTCAGGTGCCTGTTGAGATTAGATCTAGAAAAGAAGTGCTTCCCGCAATGTCTACAGTTTAGCGGTAATCTGGGGCGGCCTGCCTTTTCATGAGAACTATTTTTCAGACTAGACTTGAGTTGCTTGCTTACATCAAATGGAGAGTCGCCCGCATTTCCAGGTTCTGCCTTGATGGTAAGCTCCGGTGACTCCACTCCAACATGGTTAATCTTGACGTGATCAGACTGACTAGGCTTGCACTGTTGATTCTTTCTACCTCCCGACTCTGTTCCTTGACTCCTAACTTTCTTTGGCTTCCTTGCCGAACTTGTTTCATCCTCAGCCTCGCAACCTTGACTCCTATTGCTTTTTGACTCATCAGCCTTGCTTGCTTGACTCCTGTTTCTTTCTGGCTCAGCTGCTTGACTCTCGTTTCTTTCTGGCTCAGCTACTTGACTCTCGTTTCTTTCTGGCTCAGCTGCTTGACTCTCGTTTCTATCTGGCTCAGCTGCTTGACTCTCGTTTCTTTCTAGCTCAGCTGCTTGACTCTCGTTTCTTTCTAGCTCAGCTGCTTGACTCTCATTTCTATCTAGCTCAGCTGCTTGACTCTCGTTTCTTTCTGGCTCAGCTGCTTGACTCTCGTTTCTTTCTGGCTCAGCTGCTTGACTCTCGTTTCTTTTTGGCTCGGCTGCTTGACTCTCGTTTCTTTCTGGCTCAGCTACATGACTCTCGTTTCTTTCTGGCTCAGCTGCTTGACTCTCGTTTCTTTCTAGCTCAGCTGCTTGACTCTCATTTCTTTCTGGCTCAGCTGCTTGACTCTCGTTTCTTTTTGGCTCGGCTGCTTGACTCTCGTTTCTTTCTGGCTCAGCTGCTTGACTCTCGTTTCTTTTTGGCTCAGTGGCTTGACTCACGGTTTGTAATACACTGGTCACTTCTTGCTCTTGTTGAAAGAGATTCAAATTTTCTTCCGGGGGGATGAATTTGGCACCTACATCTACTTGCGAGTGATGCGGTTCCTTACTCTTGCCCGATGGGCTTGGGGCAATCGCTTCATCTTCAGTAATAAGTTCAGAGTTTTCAAGGTCTTCATTCCCAACATTATCCGATGAAGTATTAATGATTCCCGTGGTTACTTGGTCGCTCATACTTAATGGACTTTCCAGCAGTGAAGCATTGTTATTCCAAGGGCGTGTATTTGACGTATCAGGCTCAAGCTCCTTACCAGTGCTGTTACTGCTTTTACAGGAGAGTACATTACTTTCCTCAGTATGAATATCTTCTAATGAAATTAAATCCCAAACATTACAAACCTTACCAAAAGCAGCTTTAGCCGACTTTTCTGTTTCTGCTGGTGCCAAGCAGTGTTTTTCTCGTAATGCGATACACCTGTTTAGTTTCTTATGCTGCAAGAAATACTTGAATCTTAGGTATTGGTTGCCACAATCACGGCAGCCTACAGGGTCCAACCATCTCGTACTTCTCAAAAATTGACGATAAGGCCTACACCTGTTCATTTTGAAATGTTTATTCAAATTGGATGTAGAAACAAAGGACTGTCCACAATGATAACACATCTGTCGCATTCGGTTCTTCAGCTTATTCTCTGGGTTATGCAAAGCAAGCACTTCTCCATTTATACCACTTGCCCATTCCTGACCTGATAGATTATATTCTTGTAACCTATATGCTTCATATTTCTTTTCATCTCCTGCAGTGGCTTCTGCATCACATACACCATCGTACTCTATTCTATTGGCTCGTTCTATCAAAGGAGGCCAAAGTACCTCACCAGTCTCTTCTTCAATCACATCTGCTGGGAAACCCGACTCGACAGGTTGGTTTTGGctgccttcttcctcttcctccataaAGGACCCGAGGAATTCATCAGTCTCTTCTTTTACACTTACCAAGAGTTCTATTTGCTCTTGAGTGAATTCTATTTGTTCATGGTTGCTGAACGGCGGAATCTCATCAATCTCTTCTTTTACTATGTCCTCTGCCACACTTGAAGTCTCGCACTCTGACTGTGCGTCTAAGATGCAAGAGCTATTCGCATCACGACTTTCGTCTTTCACCAGGTCTAGCAGCGCCTCGATCTCATGAGGCTCTTTTTGACCCGCCTGATTGACATTTTCGTCATTGATACTAGTGTGACTGACTCCCTGAGCCTGTTCTGCAGGAATATCTGTTGCTCTTTTACATCTGTTCAACTTAATGTGTTGATTGAAGTACTTTGTTTTACGATAAAGAACCCCACAGTCTGGGCAGTTAACTTTTGTTGATCTTGCCGGTACATTTTTGACTCCTCTCATCCTGCGCCTTACTTGCTTCTGCTTGAGGGATTCCATACTCAACTCGAATCTACATCGTCTCATTCTACAGTGCTTGTACAGGTTTGATTTGGTAGAAAACACTTTGAAGCAAAAAGGACAGCATGCTCTCCTATTGGCAACGATATTACAAACTTTCTGTCCCTGTTTAGGAAGATAACACTCGTCCAAAGGTAGGCATCTATTCATTTCAAGAGCCATGTTCCCCAATTCTTCACTTAAGGTCTCTGCTGAAATGATATTCAAATATATTCTCTTGCATCTACTTCGCTTTATGTGTCTGATaagattctttttatatatataccccGCTGTACATATGAAGCACCTGTAAATGTTTCCTCTCGAGGGTTCTTTCTTGTGTAACCTGCTTATCCACTTTATGAATTCAGAAACTCCCTTTTCTGAAACTCTTTTGGGATGCTCCTCAACTTCTGAAGCTTTGTAACATATACTTCCTGACACACTCTggtgtctttcaagatttttctgATCATAGAAGTCTTTGTCACACACAGAACAATGAAAGCTTATCTTTTCCTTCACACAATCTGCTTCCTTTTCCAAACTTGCATCGACAGAAGCCATCTCACAATCTCCACCCACTACTGGTCTATTAGCTGATTCGACAAGGTTTTCAGTTTCACAACGAAGAGCTAGTCCATGTTCCACGCTCGGCACCTCATTTTTAGCCGGTGCACTAACTTTCCCTTTAATTTTCTGATCCTTGGATCGTTTGTAACTCACATTACACAGTAAATTTTGGTGTCTCTCAAAATTTTTCACATAAATGAAACCTTTACTACAAACAGAGCATTGATACCTGGTCTTCTTTCTAGTTTCTAAATTGGTTTTCTTATTTGAAATATCACGGAGTGAGACGGGCTCACAAGCCAAGTTGTTAA
This Palaemon carinicauda isolate YSFRI2023 unplaced genomic scaffold, ASM3689809v2 scaffold221, whole genome shotgun sequence DNA region includes the following protein-coding sequences:
- the LOC137636066 gene encoding uncharacterized protein, which produces MFSSLLDTEQSPKMHPTIAENQAKPSEKSFMCKIPLYPQTTERLFGPLIKQPPVMKTDMCEIILNPKCQETPSHPTRRGKAPRKEEPVNCAYCGARFLKRKYLKCHIQLRRCRGFDSAIGKYVTDFKSKEPNKKNVICADCGTVFLKKKYLDQHLKRKSCKRMRYFKRKRQAVLQREKKYHCTVCRKGFTYQKSFYRHQSICPKPSNVQDNSSEIVSEAFNERVSNVNEDQALHSEIIEKRKELEMENMGVPTNKKTFNNLACEPVSLRDISNKKTNLETRKKTRYQCSVCSKGFIYVKNFERHQNLLCNVSYKRSKDQKIKGKVSAPAKNEVPSVEHGLALRCETENLVESANRPVVGGDCEMASVDASLEKEADCVKEKISFHCSVCDKDFYDQKNLERHQSVSGSICYKASEVEEHPKRVSEKGVSEFIKWISRLHKKEPSRGNIYRCFICTAGYIYKKNLIRHIKRSRCKRIYLNIISAETLSEELGNMALEMNRCLPLDECYLPKQGQKVCNIVANRRACCPFCFKVFSTKSNLYKHCRMRRCRFELSMESLKQKQVRRRMRGVKNVPARSTKVNCPDCGVLYRKTKYFNQHIKLNRCKRATDIPAEQAQGVSHTSINDENVNQAGQKEPHEIEALLDLVKDESRDANSSCILDAQSECETSSVAEDIVKEEIDEIPPFSNHEQIEFTQEQIELLVSVKEETDEFLGSFMEEEEEGSQNQPVESGFPADVIEEETGEVLWPPLIERANRIEYDGVCDAEATAGDEKKYEAYRLQEYNLSGQEWASGINGEVLALHNPENKLKNRMRQMCYHCGQSFVSTSNLNKHFKMNRCRPYRQFLRSTRWLDPVGCRDCGNQYLRFKYFLQHKKLNRCIALREKHCLAPAETEKSAKAAFGKVCNVWDLISLEDIHTEESNVLSCKSSNSTGKELEPDTSNTRPWNNNASLLESPLSMSDQVTTGIINTSSDNVGNEDLENSELITEDEAIAPSPSGKSKEPHHSQVDVGAKFIPPEENLNLFQQEQEVTSVLQTVSQATEPKRNESQAAEPERNESQAAEPKRNESQAAEPERNESQAAELERNESQAAEPERNESHVAEPERNESQAAEPKRNESQAAEPERNESQAAEPERNESQAAELDRNESQAAELERNESQAAELERNESQAAEPDRNESQAAEPERNESQVAEPERNESQAAEPERNRSQASKADESKSNRSQGCEAEDETSSARKPKKVRSQGTESGGRKNQQCKPSQSDHVKINHVGVESPELTIKAEPGNAGDSPFDVSKQLKSSLKNSSHEKAGRPRLPLNCRHCGKHFFSRSNLNRHLKHVKCQTGLRYIRIKGDASIMILGKLRANEPVTCADCGVRFRKKKYMVVHKKLKRCKMYFNHESMKENSLRVGLTSNNENTPDLHISDVANRKSSARKNHTKHKASRKGSVHLRKEKYLTGPGKRDVCGAVPVNQHPLEILVEKKSNTLIDDLELDKGIDVQFKTNLNSNSKNGKEFKVDPDDNCIPKEENPLHDQQNGYYENTNPNKGVTCADCGAPFLRKKYLVAHKKLNRCRMSASRARKNRSLRVARKNKLLPVAPENRSLPVAPENKLLPVASENRSLPVTPENKLLPVAPENRSLPVASKNKLLPVAPGNRSLPVAPKNKLLPVALENKSLPVSPKRKLLPVAPENRSLLVAPKNKLSPDAPKNRSLPVTPENRLLPVTPGCSKKKASSSGYSSDESFQHFLAINSPKNIPLKTWSDVKKLEIMGEKHYECKYCTKGFHYQRNLHRHLKLGRCKAALKCPFCDECFFHKTTMAEHLQYELQNMQNQIHSKNEKGNELTDGSCREASSRREENKVHSIKENSLPLKQGPDLENERTCVDGESQNVNTWGNEEIRESLGGNQISTVNLICPLCRECFSSQGELMHHMKEHSSVKKLKCSVCNGKFCNRFVLDCHMKICHSDRDCLCKMCNKDLKGYKDLELFLPENGNGQPYECPLCDKNFCRYRNMLRHVRIHLRRCRKKNNNVSKL